A window from Oncorhynchus kisutch isolate 150728-3 unplaced genomic scaffold, Okis_V2 scaffold2271, whole genome shotgun sequence encodes these proteins:
- the LOC116369659 gene encoding hsp70-Hsp90 organizing protein 1, with protein sequence MVELMKFTRDICRLLGIGGDGPGEQEEMERGGGRGGRGGPGPAAGGEVLSGEEEMERGGGRGGRGGPGPAAGGEVLSGEEEFSEEEKTRRRAERRRAKRKRQKERKKLEKEKSADAEQEGEASESESESEEEEEVERVVPPAKNKPTPPLTVSGNKSNRQPPVRTPEEEPEWDVRSAFVANAASHIRPKARTSAGHASRENKENESRTSEVESSDPVKKGASLTEKGIQLFKQGQYSQAVDMFSEAIHCDPKDHRFFGNRSYCYWCLELYPSALSDAQRSIQLAPDWPKGYFRKGSALMGLKRYGEAEGAMQQVLKLDQDCEEASIELFNCKVLQLMDLGFEEGQSVLLLEKFTTVQAALGSPEADRVVDLSSPEDSTG encoded by the exons ATGGTCGAACTGATGAAGTTCACAAGAGACATTTGCCGACTGCTGGGTATTGGAGGCG ATGGGCCAGGtgagcaggaggagatggagcggggaggaggaagaggaggaagagggggtccAGGTCCAGCCGCGGGTGGAGAGGTCctgagtggggaggaggagatggagcggggaggaggaagaggaggaagagggggtccAGGTCCAGCCGCGGGTGGAGAGGTCctgagtggggaggaggagttcagtgaggaggagaagaccagaaggagagcagagagacgcAGGGCTAAGAGAAAG agacagaaagaacgaAAGAaactggagaaggagaagagcgCGGATGCTGAGCAGGAGGGAGAAGCGTCAGAGTCTGAGAGTgaaagtgaggaggaggaggaggtagagagggtagTACCTCCTGCCAAGAACAAGCCCACGCCTCCTCTCACTGTGTCTGGGAACAAGAGCAACCGCCAGCCCCCTGTCAGGACCCCAGAggag GAGCCAGAGTGGGACGTCCGCAGTGCGTTTGTGGCCAACGCTGCCAGTCACATCAGACCCAAAGCCAGGACCAGTGCAGGCCACGCCTCTAGAGAGAACAAGGAGAACGAGTCTAGGACCAGCGAG GTGGAGAGTTCAGACCCTGTGAAGAAGGGAGCTTCACTAACAG AGAAGGGTATTCAGTTGTTTAAGCAGGGCCAGTACTCTCAGGCTGTGGACATGTTCTCTGAGGCTATCCACTGTGACCCCAAAGACCACAG gTTCTTTGGGAATCGTTCATACTGCTACTGGTGTCTGGAGCTCTACCCCTCTGCCCTATCAGACGCTCAGAGGTCCATCCAGCTCGCCCCTGATTGGCCAAAGGGATACTTCCGCAAGGGGAGTGCACTGATGGGGTTGAAG cgGTATGGTGAGGCAGAGGGGGCCATGCAGCAGGTGTTGAAGCTGGATCAGGACTGTGAGGAGGCCTCCATTGAGCTCTTCAACTGCAAGGTCCTGCAGCTCATG GATCTGGGTTTTGAAGAGGGGCAGAGTGTGTTGCTGTTGGAG